One genomic window of Pecten maximus chromosome 3, xPecMax1.1, whole genome shotgun sequence includes the following:
- the LOC117322764 gene encoding uncharacterized protein LOC117322764: MTNKTLVTGYDLDVYGLDNGQFYLIHIPAMTCIALSFISAVLVLTFSFKSQNIKTFFSWTKSERFVVYLALCDGLFNICHTLDHGHIVLTRNHVYPLALCQFYAFMLAEFITAQNLLVNIAAINAFVLIFFRKHISFGKYDWKLLLWTFGIPCICATAAGIAGQLGPNGAFCYFDGVKGVITNIFFTTVPLLLVLAINIVMYVLTWIRIRSEAKRIKSTVGKNASTVVASHRAAKSMSLFVMAFFIQWWAMAFYGVWQLIADVPQAIFQFVTTFSNIGGILNGIVYIIIRRRGRVTPAEADDQTVQTHVSESRHPRFGGTGTGTGTGTA; this comes from the exons ATGACGAATAAGACATTGGTCACTGGATATGATTTGGATGTGTATGGGCTGGACAATGGTCAGTTTTACCTCATACATATTCCGGCGatgacatgtattgctttaagCTTTATTTCAGCAGTACTCGTATTAACGTTTTCGTTTAAATCTCAAAACATCAAGACGTTTTTCTCCTGGACCAAAAGTGAACGTTTCGTCGTGTACTTGGCATTGTGTGACGGCTTGTTCAACATTTGCCACACCCTTGACCACGGACACATTGTGTTGACCAGAAATCACGTGTACCCCTTAGCACTGTGTCAATTTTACGCGTTTATGCTGGCCGAGTTCATTACGGCCCAGAATTTGCTGGTAAACATTGCCGCCATCAACGCTTTTGTACTGATATTTTTTCGGAAACATATATCTTTCGGAAAATATGATTGGAAACTATTATTGTGGACATTCGGGATACCTTGTATTTGTGCCACAGCTGCAGGTATTGCCGGACAGTTGGGACCTAATGGAGCCTT CTGCTATTTTGATGGAGTAAAAGGGGTGATCACCAACATCTTCTTCACCACCGTACCACTCCTCCTAGTTCTAGCCATCAATATCGTCATGTACGTCCTTACATGGATCAGAATCCGTTCCGAGGCAAAAAGGATCAAAAGCACCGTCGGTAAGAACGCGTCCACCGTCGTAGCCTCTCACAGGGCAGCCAAATCCATGTCGCTATTCGTCATGGCCTTCTTCATACAATGGTGGGCAATGGCGTTCTACGGAGTCTGGCAACTTATTGCAGATGTACCACAAGCCATTTTCCAATTCGTCACCACGTTCTCAAACATAGGTGGAATCCTGAATGGTATAGTGTACATCATCATCAGACGGAGAGGAAGGGTTACCCCGGCAGAAGCGGACGATCAGACAGTGCAGACACATGTCTCAGAAAGTAGACATCCAAGGTTTGGaggtacaggtacaggtacaggtacaggtacagcCTGA
- the LOC117322765 gene encoding acetylcholine receptor subunit beta-type acr-3-like: MTSLHDSLLDGYKPAVRPGSDYLNQAVKLNMTFGLKIIKSFDELDSRFSIVGHFTISWYDERMTWDPRIYDGISMVQFHLKDVWIPPLTYSISYNNVDLLGDPLSILSFTNGGEANWEPSNIFDTVCNADISYYPFDNQTCELSVFVVGYDRRHIQLHNMNTYVGLKYYTENPVWELLDCKISVDAGILTLKFSFKRRSAFIVVNLMLPLLSLCILNLFVFVLPVDSNERVGFSITILLSITVFMSIVSDLLPNASSPRIAIFCYLLLLDVIISGLISICTILSIKLYTKPKTEGIPTLLFTLQKRFNDRKTAIGVAPISPHLSTVTLVGTNDVDENLDGTNDGDKKESKIEKDIRGGTSWTDVGRAFRQSLYFCVFLFADNRSCHLLSDHDSEIDVYKYTSTQELCVLHKPM; the protein is encoded by the coding sequence ATGACGTCACTTCACGACAGTCTTCTTGATGGATACAAACCAGCAGTTCGGCCTGGGAGTGACTACTTGAATCAGGCAGTTAAGTTAAACATGACATTTGGgttgaaaataattaaatccTTTGATGAACTTGACAGTCGATTCTCTATCGTTGGTCATTTTACTATATCCTGGTATGATGAGCGGATGACCTGGGATCCCAGAATTTATGACGGTATCTCGATGGTGCAATTTCACCTAAAGGACGTATGGATACCTCCACTGACGTACTCGATATCATATAACAATGTTGACTTACTTGGAGATCCGCTCAGCATCCTGTCTTTTACTAACGGCGGTGAGGCTAACTGGGAACCATCAAATATCTTTGATACTGTTTGTAATGCCGATATATCATATTATCCATTCGATAATCAAACTTGTGAATTGAGTGTTTTTGTCGTTGGATACGACAGACGACACATACAATTACACAACATGAACACTTATGTTGGTTTGAAGTACTATACCGAGAACCCGGTATGGGAATTGTTAGATTGTAAAATTAGTGTAGATGCAGGTATTTTAACGCtaaagttttcttttaaaaGGCGATCCGCGTTCATCGTAGTAAATCTGATGCTACCCCTGCTGTCTCTGTGTATACTCAACTTGTTTGTATTCGTTCTGCCGGTAGATTCCAATGAACGGGTAGGGTTCTCCATTACAATATTGTTGTCTATAACTGTGTTCATGTCCATAGTTTCGGATTTATTGCCAAACGCATCGTCACCAAGAATTGCTATATTCTGTTATCTACTGTTGTTAGATGTGATTATTAGTGGTCTCATCAGTATCTGTACCATTCTCAGCATTAAACTGTACACTAAACCGAAAACGGAAGGTATCCCTACTCTCCTGTTTACACTTCAAAAACGTTTCAATGACAGGAAAACAGCAATTGGCGTAGCTCCAATCAGTCCACATCTATCAACTGTCACACTGGTAGGAACTAACGATGTTGACGAAAACCTCGATGGAACTAACGATGGTGACAAAAAGGAGAGTAAAATAGAAAAGGATATTCGTGGTGGTACGTCTTGGACAGACGTTGGACGTGCTTTTCGACAaagtttgtatttttgtgttttcctTTTTGCTGATAACCGTTCATGTCACCTTCTTTCTGATCATGACAGTGAGATAGATGTTTACAAATACACATCCACACAAGAATTATGTGTTCTACACAAACCAATGTAG
- the LOC117324243 gene encoding acetylcholine receptor subunit beta-like — protein sequence MMNTDTYKPQIGLIMLALIAPMEIVCNNSTYMTSLHRSLLHGYKTAVRPGNNYSNKSFPLNASFGLLLIKSFEELKSRFSIVGTFFISWYDERLTWDPSKYDGISTMHFLEKDVWIPPLRYSIAYTNNDLLGDPLSILSFSSDGIAKWELSNIFDTVCNADISYYPFDNQTCEIRLFVDGYDYREIHVHTRQNTADLTYYIENSEWELIIIDVNAKPDSLMLQFSLKRRSAFIVVNMMLPLLSLCILNMFVFVLPVDSGERVGFSITILLSISVFMSIVSDLLPNASSPNIAIFCYLLLLDVIISGLISICTILSIKLYTKPKMECIPIFLCILQKCLNGKKSTVGVVPYDARLSTVTLDETNHVDKNECKEEKAADVGISWTDIGHAFDKVCIFMFSILLTTVHVTFFLIMTVR from the coding sequence ATGATGAATACAGACACTTACAAACCGCAAATAGGATTAATCATGTTGGCACTAATAGCTCCGATGGAGATAGTGTGTAATAATTCGACTTATATGACGTCACTACACAGGAGTCTTTTACACGGATACAAAACAGCTGTCCGGCCTGGAAATAACTACTCGAATAAATCATTTCCGCTAAACGCGTCTTTTGGATTACTTCTAATAAAATCATTTGAAGAACTTAAAAGTCGATTCTCCATCGTTGGTACATTCTTTATATCTTGGTATGATGAGCGATTGACCTGGGACCCCAGCAAATATGACGGTATATCGACGATGCATTTCCTCGAAAAGGACGTATGGATACCTCCACTGAGGTACTCGATAGCATATACTAATAACGATTTACTTGGAGACCCGCTCAGCATTCTGTCTTTTAGCAGTGACGGTATAGCTAAGTGGGAGTTATCAAATATCTTTGATACTGTCTGTAACGCTGATATATCATATTATCCGTTCGATAATCAAACCTGTGAGATACGCCTGTTTGTGGATGGGTATGATTATCGagagatacatgtacacactagACAAAATACTGCTGACCTAACATACTATATTGAGAACTCTGAGTGGGAACTGATTATCATCGACGTTAACGCAAAACCAGACAGTCTAATGttacaattttcattaaaaaggCGATCTGCGTTCATAGTAGTAAATATGATGCTACCCCTTCTGTCCTTGTGTATACTCAACATGTTTGTATTTGTTCTGCCGGTAGATTCTGGCGAACGGGTAGGGTTCTCCATTACGATATTGTTATCCATTTCTGTGTTCATGTCCATAGTTTCGGATTTATTGCCAAACGCATCATCACCAAATATTGCTATATTCTGCTATTTGCTGTTGTTAGATGTGATTATTAGTGGTCTCATCAGTATCTGTACCATTCTCAGCATTAAACTGTACACTAAACCGAAGATGGAATGTATTCCCATATTCCTTTGTATACTCCAAAAATGTCTCAATGGAAAGAAATCGACGGTTGGCGTAGTCCCTTATGATGCCAGACTGTCTACTGTCACACTGGATGAAACTAACCATGTCGACAAAAATGAGTGTAAAGAAGAAAAGGCTGCAGATGTTGGAATATCGTGGACAGACATTGGACATGCTTTTGACAAAgtttgtatttttatgttttcaattttgctGACAACTGTCCATGTTACCTTCTTTCTGATCATGACAGTGAGATAG